A single Gasterosteus aculeatus chromosome 2, fGasAcu3.hap1.1, whole genome shotgun sequence DNA region contains:
- the dnase1l1l gene encoding deoxyribonuclease I-like 1-like isoform X2: MRASVLLFAVGLCVFNAASSLKICAFNVQSFGESKANNKKVMGILLKILSRCDVCLIQEVRDSKGAAIQALLKDLNGLDKSNSYSYVESERLGRKSYKEQYVYIYRSNVLTVKEHYQYSKPEGEGTNDTDVFSREPFVVRFHSPTTLVKDFVLIGHHACPRNAMKEINELYTVFKSIYNKWKIDNVVILGDLNAGCSYVTIKGWRAVRLRSDPKFHWLIGDEQDTTVREKTHCAYDRIIVHGREVISSVVPGSAQPFNFKKHFHLTEEEALEVSDHFPVEVDLKPNHRYLLRSEL; this comes from the exons ATGAGGGCTTCAGTTCTACTGTTTGCTGtgggcttgtgtgtgttcaaCGCCGCGTCTTCCCTGAAAATCTGCGCTTTCAATGTCCAGAGCTTTGGTGAATCCAAGGCTAACAACAAGAAGGTCATGGGTATTCTGCTAAAG ATTCTCTCTCGGTGCGACGTGTGTCTTATTCAGGAGGTCCGAGACTCTAAAGGAGCAGCAATTCAAGCTCTGCTGAAGGATCTCAACGG GTTGGACAAATCCAACTCCTACTCCTACGTGGAAAGTGAGCGGCTGGGGAGGAAGAGTTACAAGGAGCAGTATGTCTACATTTACAG GAGCAATGTGCTGACGGTCAAAGAGCATTATCAGTATTCTAaaccagaaggagaaggaacCAACGACACAGATGTCTTCTCCAGAGAGCCTTTCGTCGTTCGCTTCCACTCGCCAACGACAC TGGTGAAGGATTTCGTCCTGATTGGACATCACGCCTGTCCAAGAAATGCCATGAAGGAGATTAATGAACTCTATACAGTTTTCAAAAGCATTTACAACAAGTGGAAGATTGAT AATGTGGTGATCTTAGGGGACCTCAACGCCGGCTGCAGCTACGTCACCATCAAGGGCTGGAGAGCTGTGCGCTTGAGGAGTGACCCCAAATTTCACTGGTTAATTGGAGATGAGCAAGACACCACCGTCCGTGAGAAGACGCACTGTGCCTACGACCG GATCATTGTCCACGGACGTGAGGTTATTTCCAGCGTGGTGCCGGGTTCTGCTCAGCCGTTCAACTTTAAAAAGCATTTCCATctgacagaggaggag GCTCTGGAGGTGAGTGATCATTTTCCTGTAGAAGTTGACCTGAAGCCAAACCACCGCTACCTCCTCCGCAGTGAGCTGTAG
- the dnase1l1l gene encoding deoxyribonuclease I-like 1-like isoform X1 — MRASVLLFAVGLCVFNAASSLKICAFNVQSFGESKANNKKVMGILLKILSRCDVCLIQEVRDSKGAAIQALLKDLNGRLDKSNSYSYVESERLGRKSYKEQYVYIYRSNVLTVKEHYQYSKPEGEGTNDTDVFSREPFVVRFHSPTTLVKDFVLIGHHACPRNAMKEINELYTVFKSIYNKWKIDNVVILGDLNAGCSYVTIKGWRAVRLRSDPKFHWLIGDEQDTTVREKTHCAYDRIIVHGREVISSVVPGSAQPFNFKKHFHLTEEEALEVSDHFPVEVDLKPNHRYLLRSEL; from the exons ATGAGGGCTTCAGTTCTACTGTTTGCTGtgggcttgtgtgtgttcaaCGCCGCGTCTTCCCTGAAAATCTGCGCTTTCAATGTCCAGAGCTTTGGTGAATCCAAGGCTAACAACAAGAAGGTCATGGGTATTCTGCTAAAG ATTCTCTCTCGGTGCGACGTGTGTCTTATTCAGGAGGTCCGAGACTCTAAAGGAGCAGCAATTCAAGCTCTGCTGAAGGATCTCAACGG CAGGTTGGACAAATCCAACTCCTACTCCTACGTGGAAAGTGAGCGGCTGGGGAGGAAGAGTTACAAGGAGCAGTATGTCTACATTTACAG GAGCAATGTGCTGACGGTCAAAGAGCATTATCAGTATTCTAaaccagaaggagaaggaacCAACGACACAGATGTCTTCTCCAGAGAGCCTTTCGTCGTTCGCTTCCACTCGCCAACGACAC TGGTGAAGGATTTCGTCCTGATTGGACATCACGCCTGTCCAAGAAATGCCATGAAGGAGATTAATGAACTCTATACAGTTTTCAAAAGCATTTACAACAAGTGGAAGATTGAT AATGTGGTGATCTTAGGGGACCTCAACGCCGGCTGCAGCTACGTCACCATCAAGGGCTGGAGAGCTGTGCGCTTGAGGAGTGACCCCAAATTTCACTGGTTAATTGGAGATGAGCAAGACACCACCGTCCGTGAGAAGACGCACTGTGCCTACGACCG GATCATTGTCCACGGACGTGAGGTTATTTCCAGCGTGGTGCCGGGTTCTGCTCAGCCGTTCAACTTTAAAAAGCATTTCCATctgacagaggaggag GCTCTGGAGGTGAGTGATCATTTTCCTGTAGAAGTTGACCTGAAGCCAAACCACCGCTACCTCCTCCGCAGTGAGCTGTAG
- the dnase1l1l gene encoding deoxyribonuclease I-like 1-like isoform X4: MGILLKILSRCDVCLIQEVRDSKGAAIQALLKDLNGLDKSNSYSYVESERLGRKSYKEQYVYIYRSNVLTVKEHYQYSKPEGEGTNDTDVFSREPFVVRFHSPTTLVKDFVLIGHHACPRNAMKEINELYTVFKSIYNKWKIDNVVILGDLNAGCSYVTIKGWRAVRLRSDPKFHWLIGDEQDTTVREKTHCAYDRIIVHGREVISSVVPGSAQPFNFKKHFHLTEEEALEVSDHFPVEVDLKPNHRYLLRSEL, translated from the exons ATGGGTATTCTGCTAAAG ATTCTCTCTCGGTGCGACGTGTGTCTTATTCAGGAGGTCCGAGACTCTAAAGGAGCAGCAATTCAAGCTCTGCTGAAGGATCTCAACGG GTTGGACAAATCCAACTCCTACTCCTACGTGGAAAGTGAGCGGCTGGGGAGGAAGAGTTACAAGGAGCAGTATGTCTACATTTACAG GAGCAATGTGCTGACGGTCAAAGAGCATTATCAGTATTCTAaaccagaaggagaaggaacCAACGACACAGATGTCTTCTCCAGAGAGCCTTTCGTCGTTCGCTTCCACTCGCCAACGACAC TGGTGAAGGATTTCGTCCTGATTGGACATCACGCCTGTCCAAGAAATGCCATGAAGGAGATTAATGAACTCTATACAGTTTTCAAAAGCATTTACAACAAGTGGAAGATTGAT AATGTGGTGATCTTAGGGGACCTCAACGCCGGCTGCAGCTACGTCACCATCAAGGGCTGGAGAGCTGTGCGCTTGAGGAGTGACCCCAAATTTCACTGGTTAATTGGAGATGAGCAAGACACCACCGTCCGTGAGAAGACGCACTGTGCCTACGACCG GATCATTGTCCACGGACGTGAGGTTATTTCCAGCGTGGTGCCGGGTTCTGCTCAGCCGTTCAACTTTAAAAAGCATTTCCATctgacagaggaggag GCTCTGGAGGTGAGTGATCATTTTCCTGTAGAAGTTGACCTGAAGCCAAACCACCGCTACCTCCTCCGCAGTGAGCTGTAG
- the dnase1l1l gene encoding deoxyribonuclease I-like 1-like isoform X3: protein MGILLKILSRCDVCLIQEVRDSKGAAIQALLKDLNGRLDKSNSYSYVESERLGRKSYKEQYVYIYRSNVLTVKEHYQYSKPEGEGTNDTDVFSREPFVVRFHSPTTLVKDFVLIGHHACPRNAMKEINELYTVFKSIYNKWKIDNVVILGDLNAGCSYVTIKGWRAVRLRSDPKFHWLIGDEQDTTVREKTHCAYDRIIVHGREVISSVVPGSAQPFNFKKHFHLTEEEALEVSDHFPVEVDLKPNHRYLLRSEL from the exons ATGGGTATTCTGCTAAAG ATTCTCTCTCGGTGCGACGTGTGTCTTATTCAGGAGGTCCGAGACTCTAAAGGAGCAGCAATTCAAGCTCTGCTGAAGGATCTCAACGG CAGGTTGGACAAATCCAACTCCTACTCCTACGTGGAAAGTGAGCGGCTGGGGAGGAAGAGTTACAAGGAGCAGTATGTCTACATTTACAG GAGCAATGTGCTGACGGTCAAAGAGCATTATCAGTATTCTAaaccagaaggagaaggaacCAACGACACAGATGTCTTCTCCAGAGAGCCTTTCGTCGTTCGCTTCCACTCGCCAACGACAC TGGTGAAGGATTTCGTCCTGATTGGACATCACGCCTGTCCAAGAAATGCCATGAAGGAGATTAATGAACTCTATACAGTTTTCAAAAGCATTTACAACAAGTGGAAGATTGAT AATGTGGTGATCTTAGGGGACCTCAACGCCGGCTGCAGCTACGTCACCATCAAGGGCTGGAGAGCTGTGCGCTTGAGGAGTGACCCCAAATTTCACTGGTTAATTGGAGATGAGCAAGACACCACCGTCCGTGAGAAGACGCACTGTGCCTACGACCG GATCATTGTCCACGGACGTGAGGTTATTTCCAGCGTGGTGCCGGGTTCTGCTCAGCCGTTCAACTTTAAAAAGCATTTCCATctgacagaggaggag GCTCTGGAGGTGAGTGATCATTTTCCTGTAGAAGTTGACCTGAAGCCAAACCACCGCTACCTCCTCCGCAGTGAGCTGTAG
- the LOC120829773 gene encoding uncharacterized protein LOC120829773 isoform X2, giving the protein MEQSFADLLSDAFSETALQPFPDEDLDFENLNFEERFEADKRDVSQDNFLTEGDGARQQEATGQTAVPSDMETKNVNMAENSEEDDVGGAVVVGRDRTLQEDYTSSDGEMEEVDSEEDEEEHVAPGETPGGLLRWLSCSDEFCDGDREDRFLIEGHPLTPEGAGDPEVRMEEADEEVSYFEKVPKRGNEVMIRSDEIKKDAQDRERKEDACDYKQEGMTVEQEEAVLPPCCENRLEGPGGDGPVREFPEISVQNLQDLIAEVDSEKLGEKMNIFSGEEHQDAGESFADYPSDFSSCEYVEEGGKNQDMKRQSEALACASGSSSIVQQNTFLEESDGMQMGGAEDSDEEGDRNRHSRYLEQEANELSSVDVANGEKRMVENVSGNASATGLDDGSATSDSESFTSSDDEVQEKRSDEELFGSTYLQDQLEETRGGSRASFSDCYDRMDPADFNNHFNPELLTADPLLSEDMLTTEDADTPLSDATLRLAEDANSYSVVQEGDAKTSKSSHQGSLDDNFVFNTEPEACGSSAETGQLGDDECEEESDWQQEQQRIKSFYEFYDDSDGENERGGRLVKVQFCADPLSQVIHYETDSDRASLSSSIDGEEDLNSADTSECSNMLKPTLKIGLAILTGLLMFWFVTDRVGCFDHVFFF; this is encoded by the exons ATGGAACAAAGTTTTGCTGATCTACTAAGTGATGCTTTTTCCG AAACAGCTCTTCAGCCGTTTCCTGATGAAGATTTGGACTTTGAGAATTTAAATTTTGAGGAGAGATTTGAGGCAGACAAGAGAGACGTCTCTCAAGACAACTTCCtcacagagggagacggagcTCGGCAACAGGAAGCAACAGGTCAGACTGCAGTGCCGTCTGACATggaaactaaaaatgtaaacatggcTGAAAACAGCGAAGAGGATGATGTTGGAGGCGCGGTGGTCGTGGGCAGGGACAGAACGCTGCAGGAAGATTACACCAGCTCAGATGGAGAGATGGAAGAGGTTGACtctgaagaggatgaagaagaacatGTGGCGCCAGGAGAGACACCAGGGGGTTTGTTGAGGTGGCTTAGTTGTAGCGACGAGTTTTGCGATGGTGACAGAGAGGACAGGTTCTTGATTGAGGGGCATCCGCTGACCCCCGAGGGGGCTGGAGACCCTGAAGTTAGAATGGAGGAGGCTGATGAGGAGGTGTCCTATTTTGAGAAAGTCCCTAAACGTGGCAACGAGGTGATGATAAGAAGTGACGAGATTAAAAAGGATGCGCAAGACagggaaaggaaagaggacGCGTGTGATTACAAGCAAGAGGGCATGACCGTCGAACAAGAAGAAGCTGTTCTCCCTCCGTGCTGTGAGAACAGGCTTGAAGGTCCTGGTGGAGATGGACCAGTGAGGGAGTTTCCAGAAATATCGGTGCAAAATCTGCAGGATCTTATTGCTGAAGTTGATAGTGAGAAACTTGGagagaaaatgaatattttctcAGGGGAGGAGCACCAAGATGCAGGTGAGAGCTTTGCAGATTATCCCTCAGACTTTTCCTCATGTGAATATGTAGAAGAGGGAGGTAAAAACCAAGATATGAAGCGCCAGTCAGAAGCATTGGCTTGTGCATCCGGCAGCAGTTCAATTGTTCAGCAGAACACCTTCCTGGAAGAATCAGATGGGATGCAGATGGGAGGAGCGGAGGACTCTGATGAGGAGGGGGACAGGAACCGGCACAGCAGATATTTAGAACAGGAAGCCAATGAGCTCAGCAGCGTGGACGTGGCTAATGGAGAGAAACGCATGGTGGAGAACGTGTCTGGCAACGCATCTGCAACGGGGCTTGATGATGGCAGTGCGACAAGTGACAGTGAATCCTTCACCTCCAGTGACGATGAGGTGCAAGAAAAAAGGAGCGACGAAGAACTCTTTGGTAGTACGTATCTACAAGATCAACTGGAGGAGACTCGCGGTGGCAGCAGAGCATCATTTTCTGATTGCTACGACAGAATGGATCCGGCAGATTTCAACAATCACTTTAACCCAGAGCTGTTAACAGCTGACCCTCTTTTGTCTGAAGACATGTTAACCACAGAGGACGCAGACACGCCGCTTTCAGACGCGACTCTGCGTCTTGCAGAAGACGCCAACAGCTACTCGGTGGTACAGGAAGGGGATGCAAAAACAAGCAAGTCCTCTCACCAGGGATCGCTGGACGATAACTTCGTCTTCAACACGGAACCTGAAGCTTGTGGAAGCTCCGCTGAGACAGGACAGCTGGGAGACGACGAGTGTGAAGAGGAGAGCGACTGGCAACAAGAGCAGCAGAGAATCAAGTCGTTCTACGAGTTTTATGATGACAGCGACGGAGAGAATGAAAGAGGGG GAAGGCTGGTAAAAGTTCAGTTTTGTGCAGATCCATTATCGCAAGTCATTCACTATGAAACTGACAG TGACAGAGCTTCACTCAGCAGCTCCATAGATGGGGAGGAGGACCTGAACTCTGCAGACACGTCTGAG TGCTCCAACATGCTGAAGCCGACACTGAAGATTGGTCTCGCGATACTGACTGGACTGCTCATGTTCTGGTTTGTCACAGACCGAGTGGGCTGCTTTGaccatgtgtttttcttttaa
- the LOC120829773 gene encoding uncharacterized protein LOC120829773 isoform X1 has translation MEQSFADLLSDAFSETALQPFPDEDLDFENLNFEERFEADKRDVSQDNFLTEGDGARQQEATGQTAVPSDMETKNVNMAENSEEDDVGGAVVVGRDRTLQEDYTSSDGEMEEVDSEEDEEEHVAPGETPGGLLRWLSCSDEFCDGDREDRFLIEGHPLTPEGAGDPEVRMEEADEEVSYFEKVPKRGNEVMIRSDEIKKDAQDRERKEDACDYKQEGMTVEQEEAVLPPCCENRLEGPGGDGPVREFPEISVQNLQDLIAEVDSEKLGEKMNIFSGEEHQDAGESFADYPSDFSSCEYVEEGGKNQDMKRQSEALACASGSSSIVQQNTFLEESDGMQMGGAEDSDEEGDRNRHSRYLEQEANELSSVDVANGEKRMVENVSGNASATGLDDGSATSDSESFTSSDDEVQEKRSDEELFGSTYLQDQLEETRGGSRASFSDCYDRMDPADFNNHFNPELLTADPLLSEDMLTTEDADTPLSDATLRLAEDANSYSVVQEGDAKTSKSSHQGSLDDNFVFNTEPEACGSSAETGQLGDDECEEESDWQQEQQRIKSFYEFYDDSDGENERGGRLVKVQFCADPLSQVIHYETDSSDRASLSSSIDGEEDLNSADTSECSNMLKPTLKIGLAILTGLLMFWFVTDRVGCFDHVFFF, from the exons ATGGAACAAAGTTTTGCTGATCTACTAAGTGATGCTTTTTCCG AAACAGCTCTTCAGCCGTTTCCTGATGAAGATTTGGACTTTGAGAATTTAAATTTTGAGGAGAGATTTGAGGCAGACAAGAGAGACGTCTCTCAAGACAACTTCCtcacagagggagacggagcTCGGCAACAGGAAGCAACAGGTCAGACTGCAGTGCCGTCTGACATggaaactaaaaatgtaaacatggcTGAAAACAGCGAAGAGGATGATGTTGGAGGCGCGGTGGTCGTGGGCAGGGACAGAACGCTGCAGGAAGATTACACCAGCTCAGATGGAGAGATGGAAGAGGTTGACtctgaagaggatgaagaagaacatGTGGCGCCAGGAGAGACACCAGGGGGTTTGTTGAGGTGGCTTAGTTGTAGCGACGAGTTTTGCGATGGTGACAGAGAGGACAGGTTCTTGATTGAGGGGCATCCGCTGACCCCCGAGGGGGCTGGAGACCCTGAAGTTAGAATGGAGGAGGCTGATGAGGAGGTGTCCTATTTTGAGAAAGTCCCTAAACGTGGCAACGAGGTGATGATAAGAAGTGACGAGATTAAAAAGGATGCGCAAGACagggaaaggaaagaggacGCGTGTGATTACAAGCAAGAGGGCATGACCGTCGAACAAGAAGAAGCTGTTCTCCCTCCGTGCTGTGAGAACAGGCTTGAAGGTCCTGGTGGAGATGGACCAGTGAGGGAGTTTCCAGAAATATCGGTGCAAAATCTGCAGGATCTTATTGCTGAAGTTGATAGTGAGAAACTTGGagagaaaatgaatattttctcAGGGGAGGAGCACCAAGATGCAGGTGAGAGCTTTGCAGATTATCCCTCAGACTTTTCCTCATGTGAATATGTAGAAGAGGGAGGTAAAAACCAAGATATGAAGCGCCAGTCAGAAGCATTGGCTTGTGCATCCGGCAGCAGTTCAATTGTTCAGCAGAACACCTTCCTGGAAGAATCAGATGGGATGCAGATGGGAGGAGCGGAGGACTCTGATGAGGAGGGGGACAGGAACCGGCACAGCAGATATTTAGAACAGGAAGCCAATGAGCTCAGCAGCGTGGACGTGGCTAATGGAGAGAAACGCATGGTGGAGAACGTGTCTGGCAACGCATCTGCAACGGGGCTTGATGATGGCAGTGCGACAAGTGACAGTGAATCCTTCACCTCCAGTGACGATGAGGTGCAAGAAAAAAGGAGCGACGAAGAACTCTTTGGTAGTACGTATCTACAAGATCAACTGGAGGAGACTCGCGGTGGCAGCAGAGCATCATTTTCTGATTGCTACGACAGAATGGATCCGGCAGATTTCAACAATCACTTTAACCCAGAGCTGTTAACAGCTGACCCTCTTTTGTCTGAAGACATGTTAACCACAGAGGACGCAGACACGCCGCTTTCAGACGCGACTCTGCGTCTTGCAGAAGACGCCAACAGCTACTCGGTGGTACAGGAAGGGGATGCAAAAACAAGCAAGTCCTCTCACCAGGGATCGCTGGACGATAACTTCGTCTTCAACACGGAACCTGAAGCTTGTGGAAGCTCCGCTGAGACAGGACAGCTGGGAGACGACGAGTGTGAAGAGGAGAGCGACTGGCAACAAGAGCAGCAGAGAATCAAGTCGTTCTACGAGTTTTATGATGACAGCGACGGAGAGAATGAAAGAGGGG GAAGGCTGGTAAAAGTTCAGTTTTGTGCAGATCCATTATCGCAAGTCATTCACTATGAAACTGACAG CAGTGACAGAGCTTCACTCAGCAGCTCCATAGATGGGGAGGAGGACCTGAACTCTGCAGACACGTCTGAG TGCTCCAACATGCTGAAGCCGACACTGAAGATTGGTCTCGCGATACTGACTGGACTGCTCATGTTCTGGTTTGTCACAGACCGAGTGGGCTGCTTTGaccatgtgtttttcttttaa